CTATATGTCACAACCACAAGGATTTCATGATGTTACTCATCTATACCATGTGTGCAAGCTCAACAAAGCCCTCTATGTCCTCAAGCAAGCTCCACGGGCTTGGTTTGCTAAGCTCAGCTCTGCTATTCTCTCTTGGGGCTTCAAGTGTGCCAAAGCTGATCCATCTTTGTTCATTCTTCATCACCCTCAATTTACTATCATCACCTTGATTTAATTGATGATCATATTAAAACAGGTAGTGATCCCTCCAAGATTGAACATTTTGTCTCGACTTTGCATCATAAGTTTGCACTTCGTGATCTCGGACCCCTTCATTATTTCCTTAGTATTGAAGTTACAAGAACTTCCACTCAGCTGAATCTTTGTCAACAAAAGTATGTTCATGATATACTAAAATCTCTTGACATGTTGGATGTCAAATCTGCTCCTACTCCAGGCACGGTTGGCAAGTTTCCCTCTAGAAATGATGGTGTAGTCCTTGCAGATCCTACTAAGTACTGTCGAGTAGTCGGCTCTCTTCAATATGTGACCATGACTCACCTCGACATTGCTTTTGCCACTAATAGAGCGCGTCAATACATGCAAGCACCAACCTCGGCTCATTGGTCTGCAGTAAGACATATTTTGAGATATCTCCATGGCACTCAATCTCATGGCATCACCTTCACCTCTGCCCCCACTCTTCACTTGGCTGCCTTCACAGATGTTGATTGGGCCTCCAGCCCCAATGATAGGCGAAGCACTGGCAGCTACTGCGTTCTTCTTAGTGACAGCATTGTTTCACTACAACAATAGAGGCATAGGACAACACTAAAAGCTAATACTATTAAAAATGTATTATGGTAAGTAGTAAAATAATGAGTGGGAACTTTTCAACCAAAAAAATTATTGAGCGGGTCACTGAAATTTTTTTGGCGCTTATCTTCTGAACCTTTTGTTTTATCTATCCACTACTATGTtcaaagtttcatttcttattttATCTCTCCAAAAATACCTCATCTCGCTCTAAATTCCTGGAGTTCCTTTACGCATCTAGTCTCTCACTCCCTCAAATCCCTCATTCCAATATGAAGGGACCAAGCCTAAATGAATCATCAACCTATTGTATCACTTTTTCTGTGTGCAATGTCTCCCCCCGCCCCCACCCCCTTCCCTCTATAGAGTTGTCTAGGTTTCATTTTGTTTACAACAAAATGTGGTAAGTCTCAATTCTTACAATTAATGACCTTATTTGTTTTATGTTTCCTCATAATGTAAaatctatctttttttttcttatagattTATATTACTTATATATTGGAGTGTTTTTGGTAAATGGTCAAGAATGATTTGTGCGCATCCCCTGAGCAAAAGGCCTATGATAATGTTTAAACCTTCGATTGTGTATCTCAATTTTTTCATCTTTATTTCTATTCATGTTGATTTGGGGAAATTTTTAGGTGGGTCTTGCTTCTGTATATTTCTTCAGAAAGTAGTAGCAACgtggtgatattttttttttcgttGTCTCTCTTTCACTTTCAATTTTATACCGATTTGATTTTGGTATATTACCTATTGCAGTTTCTGGAATCAGTTGAATGTTCAGAACGtaagaataaaataaaaggaaaagacaCTTTGAAGAAGTAGTAAGTTTACTATCCATATAGCaagaaatatacatatatttattttaatatatgtacctataaaaatcatttttggGTGTTCTAAGGGCTTcttcaattaattatatatatgatgTTGTGAACTTTTTAATCATCTTTTTTATACTTCAATTTTAATAGAAAGATGGATATTTCGTACTGTtgcacccagatttcgagccatgagagtTGTGACCTCGAATGCTGGGTTCATAATGAACGAACTTGTAAAGTCTGGAATCTGTCTGAAATCTAAACATCGAGACTGCGAAGCAGAGGCGActtcgaagatgatagcctcgaaatcctaacaagctcgaaagatagaccccgaggtgcatctgttctcgggatggcctcggatcaggacaCCGAGCCTGGTGCGCGTCTGAGCTCGACGTCATATAGCCTCAGggagatgctatagctcgaaagtcaagaGGAAACCTGGAAGAATAGGGCCTTGGTGATGCAGGATAATAACTCTGAATATCCTAGTGAATTACCAATAACAAGACGCGATCTACATTTATTACattaaatcccctacaatcaagggatattatttgttcagttatacgcccctgatcttcaggggacgtttccttgtatatcgaattgcaggcatttaatgtcatttaatttatttgcatatacagaatagcttcctaaaatatgtgggatagtattctgaaatcttctctataaatagagaggtcatgtaccattgtaaaggacggaatttttgtgatcttgagagaaaactctggaaaattcatcctggaagaattttcagaggtcatcttaagtttaataacaaagactcgtggactaggcagatttaactgctgaaccacgtaaaaaatctcgtttgtattatcgtattttttggccattactgattattgtttacgtgctcttctttcactgttgacgaaaaacggcgtcaacacgtACCATGTAATAACTTTAATAATAAtagttattttaaaatttgtaGGACCATATTTAATGTGTTGCTTGTAGACTTCTTGAATGTCATGTTTACAAGTTGCAAGATATATAATGTAGTCTAAAATTATATAGATGTTTCGTATCTAGTAGCCTAAAAGATTACAGAGTAATCTAGTTTTCCTTGAgactatatatatagatagaggtGTAATCAAAGTTTGTGTGGTACATATTTTGTAATCTCAAAGTTGTTGCAGCCCCCAAATTAATAGAATTTAAATGATTGATTATGGTAAAGATCAAGTTCTACAAGCTAGCTAATACTGTAGAAAATTGCATTAAATGATCAGGTGCTGAGTTTATATTTCAAATGATTTTCCCTTTATTTCTACACTCCCCATCTACAATGTAGAAGATTTTTTTCACACTTCATTTAATAACATTGAAACTTGAAAGAGCTCGGTTACATATAGTAATTAGAATATTAATTCATAGTTATACCATTAAGATAAAatagaaaaacataaattttggtTGAGCATGATCCTATACATACATTCTAATCTAATTCAAACAAATGAGTTGCACACCACCCGTTTGATAGAAGGCCCCTTGAAACTTAGTTATTTTCTTTTGTATTAATTGTGTTTTGGATGCAATAAGTTAAAATGGTTGGTCTTGCCATTTTATTTAGCAAGCTATAGTTGTGACATAAAACTTAAATTAGTTATTAGTTTCCTTAGTGCTGAATTTATTCTTCAATGTATTTGTGAGCTTATATATCTAAGGTTGTGCATTATGGAGGCTGCTCATTCTCAGTTTTTTGGACAATGTGTAGTATTTTCTTCACGTCCTAACAAAATTTATGCTATTGGGTTAATGctttgttataattattattgctGAGGTGAATTGGGAGAGTCAATAATATCACAGTAAAGTCGATTTATTTTATTGACAACGATAGTGTGATTTCAGAAAACTTTTTTTTTGGCCTTCGCTCACATAAATCAATATAAGAGCGGGGGAGAATTATATTTAACAGTTGATTTTACAAGTATCGTCCTTTTTTTTGTTGGCTAGTAAAATTGTTGATAGTTGGTTTATTAATTTGATGCACGATTTGTAGTTGACAATGAAAATtgttttcactactacaaaatacccttcacgggacacttttttaggacacgcacataaatgcaagtccttaaaaatatttattgagtttttaggacactcattgagagtcctgaaaaaacacaatttaggactcgcaatgagtgtcctaaaaaaatatgtgagtcctaaaaaaatctgggctaaaaaatgagtgttttacttaagaattttaaggacttgcttttggagtccttaatactttttaaagactcgctttgcgagtcctaaaaacacttGGGCTGAAAAATTAGGAATAGTGACTTTTAaagactcgctttgcgagtcctaaaagagtattaaggactctcaaagcaagtccttaaaattattaagtaaaagaGCATAAAAACACTCATTGTTtccaaatttttcatattattaatttttgtatttataataatttttatataaaaaattaactatattattctttaacatatttataaaacttatattagttaaaaaatagttttttattaattagaaaaatattgtcaaaaaattaataaatagtataatttttaaaataaactaaattatgaaatatatatttataaaaatgatgtatttattaaaaaaatttaaaattagattttttttgtttctaaatttttcatattattaatttttgtatttataataatttttatatgaaaatttaaatttattattctctaacctatttataaaatttgtattagttaaaaaatagttgttttattaattggaaaaatattgtaaaagaattaatgaatagtaaaaataataaaatatgtaaatatatatttataaaaatgattTCAGACCCACCCTCTTGTTACGCGCGAAACTAAATAAAAAACCAGCAAAAAAAATTCATTTCCCTCTctatcttcttcttattcttcctcTCTGTCTCACACCGAAATTCACACTCTCTCTCCCTTCACTTTCAGACCCATACTCGGAAACCCCCAAACCCCAAACACAGAAACCCCAATGGAGAGACCCATACTAGGAAACCCCCAAACCCCAAACGCAGAAACCCCAACGGAGAGACCCAAACCCAAACCTCAGTTATATAAGGAGTTGTTCTCTCTCCCTACGCCTCTCCTCTCCTCTGCAATATCCCTCTTCCTACGTCGAGCCAGCCTCCTCTGTAATTTCTCTCCCTACACATCTCCTCTCCTCTACAATCCAACTCAAACCAGGCGAACCAGATGCGAACCACGAGCTGATCTCCTAAAGCCGAGCCGAGCCCAGATGCCTCTTCCCTCCCTAAAGTCGAGCCCAGATGCCTCTTCTTCCCTAAAGCTGAGCCAAgatgatctcctagcttgaacccAAACCGGCGTTCAACTCAACTCCATTCTTGAACCCAACGTCGAGCCCGTTCACATCTGGTACGTATAtatattgtttatatatatatattatgagtCTCTATATTGGGAATTAGAACATGTTTGAAGTTGATGTAATGGTTTGTGTTGTTTCAATTTTCAGGATTCTTGCTAATAGACAATCTGTTGCGCGGTCTAAAAAGTCGAAGATTCGCTATACCAATGAGCTAGAGAGGAAGGTCCAGACCCTTCAAACTGAAGCCACCACCCATTCTGCGCAGGTTGCATTGCTCCAGGTAAGATTATGAACATGACTTTTTCTTAGTTATGGAGAATTATGAGGTGTAATCAATTATgaatgtttggtgccaagtctaTTCTTTCTGCAttcgtaattttttttttgtaatatatatTCTTTATATAAATTACTGTTTAATTTGTGGATATGTATTCTTTATACTAATTGATGCTTGGGATACTCGTTTACTTGGTAGACACAACATGTGTTTACACTAATTGATCTGTTGGCTGATTTAGAGAGCACCAATGACTGTACCATATGGACATGTTTTATCAATACAAATACCAGTTTTCTTTTTTGATTAAGCCAATTATATGGTTGTACCTAACAGCTTAGGTGTGCACTCCAATTGTTTTTTGTATGATTTGTGCAGTTTTATGGTCACCATACACTAGAGTTTTCGGTTATTtgatatgtatttttattttaattagaaCCTTCGTATTAGTGAGCCTTTAAAAGTTATCGGTTCATTGGGTTTTTTGCTAACTAAATTAGAGATTACTGTATTCTTTGTTTAAGATATTGATTATTTTTCTAGGACAGTATTAACCAGTGATCACTGCTTTTTTATACTAACTTTTGTACTGGGGTGTGTCTGCTCACCACCTTAATGACTGTTAGAAGAGAAAACAAAAAACCAAATTTAAAGTGAACCAATACAAAGGTCATAGAACACACATTATTCATACTTGGTATTTTCATGTGATGCAGAGGGATACTACTGGGTTAACTACTGAGAATAAGGAGCTCAAAATGCAGTTACAGGCTATGGAGCAACAAGCACAACTCAGAGAGGGTATGGTTCTATTACACCAAGGGAAGCATTTGGGAGCCTTCTGAAAATGGAAAATggatattttgttttttgtttgttcTAGCTATTAACAATTTCAAGTTAACCAAATTCTCTTCTCTGCTTTTTACTCTTTCAAGGAATGAATCCATGTTGCTATTTTCTGAGAGAAATTATGGACTATTCAAGGCTGATGGCACCATTTCATATGACATTGGGTTTCATGGACTTGATTCTTCATCTGCAGATTCATTATGTTTATCCCCGAAGGTAAAATCTTACCTCTCCTTTAAAAAAAGCATTTGAACCATTATAAAATGTTCTAAATTTGTCACTTCAATAATAATGAATGAACTATCATGATGTATAAGTAAAAGCATAATTGGTAGAAACTGGAACGCACATAGAAAGGCGTTTATATCATACagttaaagaaagaaagttcaTAACAATAGGCTCTAAATATTGTTCATTTTAGTTCCCCCTGCCTAAATATTCTCATGCACTGATAAATACTTGATTGAACCTTGAAAAGCTAGAAACAAGCTGAGAAAAGCTAACCAACAAGCTGAAAGTTCAATCACATATAATGTATTTTATTGGGAACCAAAAAAAGATTAAAATCCACAAACATCAAAGCccattaataaaaagaaaatgagAATCCATTGGATTAGTCATCGTTCTCTTGAGCTTCCTCTCATCTTTATCACCCTTCTTCTTTACCTGCAACATCTTAGTATTGTTATACTTAGAGACAAAATATGATTGCAAAGATAGTGATGCAAAAGGTTTATCAGATTCAGAGAATAATGGTATATTATGTAGTGTGCtctcttccttttcttcttaTAACTGATATGGTAGTTTAGTTAGTTGATGATTTCTTGATCAATTTTGAATGAAACTGCAATGGGCAAGTTTCCTTTAGTAAGTAACAACAACAACCAATTGGAGAAAGCCAAagtaaaaaagagaaaaagacagATTGCTTCAGCATCAACAACTGTCATTTTTGGCATAATACTAGGCCTTGTTCAAGCAATTTTTCTTATGTTTGGAGCCAGAACTCTCTTGGGAGTAATGGGAGTGAAACATATAAGTGTTGGCAATTTTTCTTATGATTCATACCAGTAAAGAACCAAACTTTGGACACAATTTAACTATGTTTTTTTGTTCAATAGGACTCTCCTATGCTAGCCCCAGCAGAGAAGTACTTAGTCACAAGAGCATTTGGTGCTCCAGCAGTTCTTCTAACCTTGGCTATGCAGGGTATCTTCAGAGGGTTTAAGGATACAACTACACCTTTATATGTCATATGTATGAACATCTCTTTAATCTCTCTTCACCTTCTGGTTTTAGTCAGTAGTACTAAGATTACAAAAAAGCTAAGATTTTTCATTATGATGGCAGTGTTGGGATATTCATTGAATGTTGCCCTTGACCCTCTCCTGATCTTTGTCTGCCACTTGGGAATCAGAGGTGCAGCCATTGCACATGTTCTTTCTCAGTAAGTAAAACTCATTCACTTGACTTATTCCTAAACATATCATCTCAATTGACATGATGTAATAAACAGCCAGCTTATCAATATCAAATAAACAGACACAAAAAAATCCAGTTGCAATTACATCATCTCACATTAATTATTTAATGAATTGGGCATGATCTAAACCAAAACTAAATAAATTACAATTTACCTACATAGTTAACATTGTGACTAAAGTATAATTTGTCACAAATTATGACTATAAGTATATTTAGTGACAAGTATTTTTTAGTTGTCACTAAAAAGTTGTGACTAAATATCAAGTTTTTTGTAGTGTACTTTGCTTCACCTGACAACTATACATCTTTGGCCCTATAAGCTGCATTGCTTTATTTTCCTGCATTACTAGCAAAAGCTATAGCCTGTTATTTTAATTAGAAATTTATGCAGTTTCTATATTGACAAACTGATTATCCAATGTTATTTCTATTACTGTTGCTAATACGTAATCTGATCTATATTTGTGATGCATAGATGGTTTGTCATAAAATCAGTAGAACTTTTATTAGAGTGCTTGCATGATAGATATACATACGTAACCGAGTTCATTCTTTTCCCTGAAAAATAATAatgattacaagtaaaataatttTTGTGAGCCATAGACAGAATATAAAGTCTTGGAGACATGTTTTACTGACTTGAGCTTGAATATTAGTTTTTTCTTTCAAGTGTATATTCAGTAGAGGATTTTTGGTAATTTTTGGGCAGGATGTCTACTTTGATGACGAATCTGCTGAAGTTTGATGAATTACCcttttatcaaaataaaaaagaaaagctAGAGCTCATAATGAttatatgtatatgaatttttattatgataaatataacTGGTGAGATAGTTTGTCTTATTGGTGTGTTTCTTAGAGATTCTTTCATTGTATTTGCATGAGTTAAATATGGCTCAAGTTGTCTTACACTGCTATAGTTATAGTGAAGGGAATTTCGTACCTCAACATTATTAACAtggttttttttgtgttttacttCTAACAGGATGAAGGCCTTCACAATTCAAGTAAAATTGCTGCTTTCGATTTTGATGGATGTCTTGCAAACACTTCTATTAGAAGGTTGTATAATATTCATTAAGCACTGATTACTTACATTTCATTGAAGTGCAATATTAGTATAGTGTATTGAACTATAATTCCCAGAAGAAATTAAACAAAATCGAACTAAAATACATTTCATTCCAATACATAGTTTTTAAATCTTATTACATTGATTCTAATGTTCAAGCTCACTTAAGGTTCTTGTGAACTAAGATGCCCGAGAAATTTTCAATGTGTACACTTACAAAAATGCTTCATTTGTTGGAAGCTTTACACAAAAATGCTTGGTCTCTGATGTATCCTTCAATACCTGCTAAGCTACAGAGCCTGTACAATGATGGCTATAAACTGGTTATTTTCTTTCCATATAATCTATCTCAAATGTAATGTATTTGTCTTATGATTTCTCCTACTTTGGCATTGTACACCTGGTCAATGCTTCGTGAACTTCTAATTATTTACATTATTCACCTGATTCCATTTGTAATCATTGTCAGGTTATCTTTACCAATGAATCAAACATTGAGCGCTGGAAAAATAAGAGACAAGTTGCCGTGGACTCAAAAATTGGTCGCCTAAACAAATTAATGAGACAATGAAAGTCCCAATTCAGGTCATGCTTATATATTGTGTCTATTGATAATAATCAATCATAAATGATTCTTATATCTCTCTGTTTTCAGTTATTGCATGGGAAGAAAAGTAAAGCACGGGGTCCCTGAAGATTGAGTCTGTGAATTTGGGAAGAGAGATGAAGCTGTCACAATAGTAATGAGCAAGGGGCAATTGTCAATTTCCCAGCTTCATTCCAAGAAGAAAAAGCCAGTAGAAACTGGTAAAGTTAAGTTCATTCCTCATGAAGAAATCCTTAAGCTATCTTCAGAGACCTTCAACGAGTCAAGAGGTCAGAAACTAAACATTGCATGCTACTTTATCTCAAATGCCTACTAACTCTAGAGAGAATAGGTAGAGAGATGTGGATAGCATCTACATTGCTATAAAGTTTTGACTGTGTTGAAATTGATACTCATCCTTTTCATAATTACTAAAATGATGCTGCTTTATCTTCTTACACTTGAGAGTTTGAAAACTTATTCTTTCCAAGCTTAGTTAGATACAGATACATATACTTCAAAATGACATGTTGCAATAAAATGTCAAGTTCTGAAGTTGTTCTAGATTAACATTTTACAAGTACAATGTGCTACATTTAGTTTTTTGTAGCTTATTCTCTTGGTTTGCTATATCTAttgatagttttttattttacatcaataatatttattattccattttccAAAAGTGAAAATCAAGTTgacaaagaataaaaaaaatctacACTTTTGGATCTCTGTCTATTCTCTAATAGTTTATGGATAAGCTCAAAAGCATTTTCTTATCCTTCTTGAGGGGTATAATGTATGTATATCACTTGTTATGAACCTGTGCTTCAAGTGCATTTTATCTTACTATTGGTGATGTGGAAAAATATTTAGAAAGCAATTCATTCGCACTTACTTTTTCTGATGTCCTTAAATACTTCCAGAAATAACTCGAACAAAATGACAGCATGTATCTAGCAAAGTTGGAAtttcaaataaaaagaaagagaagaaactAGTTAAAGAACCATGCACATTGTTGCCATCATCACTTGATGTTAGTGCAGGTAAAGTAATTAATTGGTATGAAATGTTCCTGCTTGATTATTTGATGTTGTGGTTTTTGTATAAACCTATTGGTTCTTAAGATGTTCTACTAATTAAATTAGTATTGTAGTTGCCTTTAGTAATTGTGCAGCCTGTGTTTATGTAGGTTGTAAAAATAAGGATGTTTAAGGAGACCTGCCAAATTTCCCACTTAGTTTTACCTTGTATATCACATATTTTCTGAGGCTGTCTTTATTGTTCTCTGTTTGTAGTTTTATGTCTTATATGTACTATCTTAGTCTGAGGCTGTCTAGACTGTAATACAGCACAGGTGATTTcttatcatatttttttaatacaatctTGTTTGGTTGGGATTGAAATGATAGTGTTTATGTGAGAATAGAAATAGAATGGGAAAGAAATATCAATTCTTTTGTTTGGCTGAAATTTTGTTTGGAATTGCATAGACTAACATTACTTTGACCAAAATATCCATATGCAACTAtaactatcatgtaatatgattttgtaagctgagtagactaaatattaaatattaaaattatatttttgagtaattaataaaaaaattattttgttgtattttcttttgaaaattttagaaatctaacatatataatacattacaTTTTGgaaaagggatatattttttttaaatcaaaatgaaaattgtagctgcattttttttaaaaaaaagtttacttttaaagacatgcaaagcgagtcctaaaatcttaatttaaagatACTCAACatgatcttttaggactcgcattgcgagtcctaaaaaattacttaaaggcactcaattcgattttttaggacttgcgttgcgagtcctaaaaacatttttttaggactcgcgttgagagtctaaaaaattacttaaagcactcaactagattttttaggactcgcaaagcgagtcctaaaaactaaattaaaggcactcaaccagattttttaggactcgtgttgcgagtcctaaaaacatttttttaggactccctttgtgagtcctaaaaaaccttagcttttaaggctctcaaatagaggactcgcggcgcgagtcctaaaaaaccttttttgtagtagtgtttttaGTGGTAATTTGTTTTCTAGATTAGTTAATCATGTCAAAAGATAGAAATGAACTTATTAAATAGTGTAAATGCTTGTCAAACCTCTTACTCTGATTATGGATTATATGCTTACTTTTTTGTTCGTTTCATTTTCATCATATATGATTATTAATCTGTTACATTGCTCTTCCTCAGACATAGGTGAATAACTTTGAAAATTGCTACCCTTGGGCATGAAGAGATATATATGCATTGATAGTAATAAGGAATATATGACTTCAGAGT
The genomic region above belongs to Humulus lupulus chromosome 1, drHumLupu1.1, whole genome shotgun sequence and contains:
- the LOC133806982 gene encoding protein DETOXIFICATION 43-like, translating into MLLFSERNYGLFKADGTISYDIGFHGLDSSSADSLCLSPKDSPMLAPAEKYLVTRAFGAPAVLLTLAMQGIFRGFKDTTTPLYVILLGYSLNVALDPLLIFVCHLGIRGAAIAHVLSQMKAFTIQVKLLLSILMDVLQTLLLEGYLYQ